In the genome of Desulfofarcimen acetoxidans DSM 771, one region contains:
- a CDS encoding X2-like carbohydrate binding domain-containing protein, which produces MKKAKRLLTLLLTAFMIFAMLPPMATAAGVTRLEAENAITSGGAGVADGQAGASGGKVVGYFNSTADSVTFAGLQEAAGVVIGYSSVYTGTISIYLNNTHVRDAAFTSTGGWTGAEHFKTIVLDIDIKSGDNLKIQRDSGDVALNVDYLDYSPFTPIPADGAITADGTYNLSAYSGDKAITITAGRTVTLTGGGTTFTKSGINCGTGVNLTLNNVTINHSSCALAFTGAGNTLTLVGASSLRSGYEQPGVKVEGATELTIRGNGSLSAYGGKFGAGIGSPGSGSPGSGGVITIDGGTVTATGGEYGAGIGGGSLGSGGVITIDGGTVTATGGENGAGIGGGYRGSGGKITIKKGKVTANDGSFAAGIGGGGSGGGGTITITGGEVTATSGSNSGGAGIGGGGGSVGGNGGTITISGGKVTATGGGYGGAGIGGGRGRGGGTITISGGTVKATSIAQGSGIGGGGGGATAVAGDGNIIKISGGSVNAIAGSDIDKIGGGGGAGATPSDALENGDGVEVYLTAIRLVGGDTGNVAISSLATDLDGYDLNDVFSDSSGKLYLYLPQGTKITGVNAAGIIFAGNAVTGSPPTEHTFECDLPPDERITTDLNHLVWDAIKGSNSEQADVKVALNLPKTGENGTTIAWSASPTGIINTDTGTITRPLDSAKAVSLSATVSYAGGTAKTKTFNLTVPKHTGRFEAEDAVIVSGSIFSGAEAAGASEGKQVGNLSVKGISSVEWSSLPASSSVEIRYASQNNGTISIYKNGTHVMDASFTASGGWYGEGRFASLWLSLEIAAGDSITVRYDDGDAVLNLDYIECYISSFENASISPASGTFDKTHPADVTTTIQWNDAAAVKDVKAGTASIGAANYNVSGNTLTVNKGYLATLPMGEKVLTVEFQRGASATLTVNITKSWGTTIAADGTYNLSDYGSNSATKINTGLTVTLEGAAATYTNVTFYCEAGVKLTINNVNIDNSACHQVYALSFTGEGSTLTLAGTNTLKGGAREPGLKVEGTTQLTIRGSGSLTSTGGEFSAGIGGAINCAGGILTIDGGTVTAIGGSSASGIGGGHNCGGGTTTINGGTVTASGGQYGAGIGGGNTGGGGNTIINGGTVTATGGVGSAGIGGGYNAIGGSTVTINGGTVKASAGSLGAGIGGGGSNVMGNVPGTGTVTISGGTIEAKGGGSGAGIGGGGANGTSAGGEGVVTITGGTITASGGGAGIGGGNNLGSSFYSGGAGVVTITGGSVNAASTGGAASIGGGKGSIGSTVKNAAGADVHLTTIQLSGSGADNAAVSWLTTNLAYTYGVKNVSSDSLGKLYLYLPQETVTTKVGVPSGNIFSGNATTTATPATFEFPLSALTPDVRIEAAIALLDWNTIKGGNSAENDVKTALNLPKTGANGTAIAWSASPTGIINIDTGGVARQLDGNKAVTLTATVSYAGGTEKTKTFNLTVPATTGKFEAEDAATNARIFGDAQAVGASGGKQVGDINKVGRYVQWNNLPASPMVEIRYASPNSGTISIYKNGAHIQDVTFASTGGWYGEGCFGSLWLPLEIASGDSLKVQYDTGDAILNLDYLACYASPIEGAVISPASGTFDKAAPANVTATVTLNDAVSISDIRAGTTSIGTESYSVTDIDGATATLAINKEYLAVKAPGSLVLTVVFAKGAPATLTIAINDAVPDTPVSIAAITGVTAPVCGAAPAAGIIETAQYTGTVAWNPVHNPFAASTVYTATITLTPKAGYTFNGVTGDFFTVTGATATNAANSGIITAEFPATGAEPAVTYSVTYDANGGTGTAPTESVKTAGATFAAANNTFTPPGGKKFKYWYTNPLGTGGTAYAKDTPDATVTMPAHDLILYAVWEDVSTAVKRGYLEVKTLAGGAVKLNGDSEPLLTVYSKPCEMGDSIRLEAEANPGYIFAYWLNVESSSVISTSPDYEIIMGSGINLIAVFSKAPAAGDTWYTVTFKDKAGRILQMTSVAKNGSVTPPAAPPLFGYTFSHWSQPSNNITSDRVITAVYLRDTVTGTHTVTVTGGTLSTGGTAGSYKFDMPVTVVADGAPEGQKFSHWEQDGAKVSTKSTFTFFTPMENTTLVAVFVDIGEEIENKPFITLSDDVMVNSTNGTIMFTAIKDLPAGFTLVESGVLLLKSAAPVTVDTPNVILGKILDTSANQFYIIKGNVEDGDTWYGRAYLIYKDSEGNTATVYSANIAQGTR; this is translated from the coding sequence ATGAAAAAAGCAAAAAGACTATTGACGCTTTTACTGACCGCTTTCATGATATTTGCCATGCTGCCGCCGATGGCAACGGCGGCGGGGGTGACAAGGCTTGAGGCGGAGAACGCGATCACGTCCGGCGGTGCCGGAGTTGCCGACGGACAGGCGGGCGCGTCGGGCGGCAAAGTGGTAGGATACTTCAACTCCACAGCCGATTCCGTTACCTTCGCCGGCTTACAGGAAGCTGCGGGCGTTGTGATTGGTTATTCGAGCGTCTATACGGGGACGATCAGTATCTACTTAAATAATACGCATGTCCGGGACGCAGCGTTTACTTCTACCGGCGGCTGGACGGGTGCGGAGCACTTTAAAACGATTGTTCTTGATATCGACATAAAAAGTGGCGACAACCTGAAAATTCAACGTGATTCGGGCGATGTGGCCTTGAATGTGGATTACCTTGACTATTCGCCCTTCACGCCTATACCGGCGGACGGCGCCATCACGGCGGACGGCACATATAACCTGTCCGCTTACAGCGGCGACAAGGCCATTACGATTACGGCGGGTCGTACCGTCACCTTGACGGGCGGCGGCACGACCTTCACCAAGTCCGGAATCAACTGCGGAACGGGCGTTAACCTGACGCTGAACAACGTGACCATAAATCATAGTAGCTGCGCCCTCGCCTTCACTGGCGCGGGCAATACGCTGACGCTTGTGGGCGCAAGCAGCCTGCGAAGCGGATATGAGCAGCCCGGGGTTAAGGTGGAAGGTGCCACGGAACTAACCATCCGGGGCAACGGTTCGCTCTCGGCATACGGCGGTAAATTCGGCGCGGGCATCGGCAGCCCTGGCAGCGGCAGCCCTGGCAGCGGCGGAGTAATCACCATCGACGGCGGCACGGTAACGGCCACTGGCGGCGAATACGGCGCGGGTATCGGCGGCGGTTCCCTTGGCAGCGGCGGAGTAATCACCATCGACGGCGGCACGGTAACGGCCACCGGCGGCGAAAACGGCGCGGGCATCGGCGGCGGCTACCGTGGCAGCGGCGGCAAAATCACCATTAAAAAAGGCAAGGTAACGGCGAATGACGGCTCCTTTGCCGCGGGCATTGGCGGCGGCGGCAGCGGCGGCGGCGGGACCATCACCATCACGGGCGGTGAGGTGACGGCAACCAGCGGCAGCAACAGCGGCGGCGCGGGGATCGGCGGCGGAGGCGGCTCAGTCGGAGGCAACGGCGGCACCATCACCATCAGCGGCGGCAAGGTAACGGCCACCGGCGGCGGATACGGTGGCGCGGGGATCGGCGGCGGCCGGGGCAGAGGCGGCGGCACCATCACCATCAGCGGCGGTACGGTAAAAGCAACCAGCATCGCCCAAGGCTCGGGTATCGGCGGGGGCGGAGGCGGCGCCACCGCTGTCGCCGGTGACGGCAACATCATAAAGATCAGCGGCGGTTCGGTAAACGCGATCGCCGGCAGCGATATCGATAAGATCGGCGGCGGCGGAGGCGCAGGGGCTACCCCCTCCGACGCGTTGGAAAACGGGGACGGCGTTGAGGTGTACCTCACCGCCATACGGCTTGTGGGCGGCGACACGGGAAACGTGGCGATATCGTCGCTGGCCACCGATTTGGACGGTTATGACCTGAACGATGTTTTCAGCGACAGCTCCGGCAAGCTGTACCTTTATCTGCCGCAGGGAACGAAGATCACGGGGGTGAACGCCGCCGGCATAATATTTGCGGGTAATGCGGTCACGGGGAGCCCGCCCACGGAGCATACTTTCGAGTGCGACCTCCCGCCTGACGAGCGGATTACAACCGACCTTAACCACCTTGTCTGGGACGCCATAAAAGGCAGTAACAGCGAGCAGGCTGATGTGAAGGTCGCCTTAAACCTGCCCAAGACAGGGGAAAACGGGACGACCATAGCATGGAGCGCATCCCCCACGGGAATTATTAACACCGATACGGGCACGATAACCAGGCCGCTTGACAGTGCCAAAGCGGTTAGTTTGTCGGCAACGGTTTCCTATGCGGGCGGGACGGCAAAAACAAAGACCTTTAACCTGACGGTTCCCAAACATACGGGAAGATTTGAGGCGGAGGACGCGGTCATCGTCAGCGGGAGTATTTTCAGCGGCGCGGAGGCTGCGGGAGCTTCGGAAGGGAAGCAGGTCGGAAATCTTAGCGTAAAGGGAATCAGCAGCGTCGAATGGAGCAGCCTGCCCGCGTCGTCCTCGGTCGAAATCCGCTACGCAAGCCAAAACAACGGAACGATCAGCATCTATAAAAACGGCACGCACGTCATGGACGCCTCGTTCACCGCCAGCGGAGGATGGTACGGCGAGGGGCGCTTCGCCAGCTTATGGCTCTCTTTGGAAATCGCCGCCGGTGATAGCATAACAGTACGGTATGACGACGGCGACGCGGTTTTGAATCTGGATTATATCGAGTGCTACATAAGCTCATTCGAAAACGCCTCCATCAGCCCGGCAAGCGGGACGTTTGACAAAACCCATCCGGCGGATGTGACCACGACCATCCAGTGGAACGACGCAGCCGCCGTGAAGGATGTAAAGGCGGGCACAGCCTCCATCGGCGCCGCGAATTACAACGTGAGCGGAAACACGCTGACCGTCAATAAGGGCTATCTTGCGACCCTGCCCATGGGCGAAAAGGTTTTGACCGTCGAGTTTCAGCGCGGGGCCTCGGCGACGCTGACCGTCAACATCACAAAATCGTGGGGTACGACCATTGCGGCGGACGGCACATATAACCTGTCCGATTACGGCAGCAATAGCGCCACTAAGATCAATACCGGACTGACCGTCACATTGGAGGGCGCCGCCGCGACTTACACCAATGTCACATTCTACTGCGAAGCGGGCGTCAAGCTTACGATTAACAACGTGAACATCGACAACAGCGCCTGTCATCAAGTCTACGCCCTCTCTTTCACCGGTGAAGGCAGCACGCTGACGCTCGCCGGAACGAATACGCTCAAGGGCGGTGCAAGAGAGCCCGGCTTAAAGGTGGAAGGCACCACACAGCTCACCATCCGGGGCAGCGGTTCGCTTACGTCAACCGGAGGCGAATTCAGCGCGGGCATCGGCGGAGCCATCAACTGCGCCGGCGGCATCCTCACCATCGACGGCGGAACGGTAACGGCCATCGGCGGCAGCAGCGCCTCAGGCATCGGCGGAGGACATAACTGCGGCGGCGGCACCACGACCATAAACGGCGGCACGGTAACGGCCAGCGGCGGCCAGTACGGCGCGGGCATCGGCGGCGGCAATACCGGCGGCGGAGGCAATACCATTATAAACGGCGGTACGGTAACGGCTACCGGCGGCGTCGGCAGCGCGGGTATCGGCGGCGGTTACAATGCCATCGGCGGCAGCACTGTTACCATAAACGGCGGTACGGTAAAGGCAAGCGCCGGCAGCCTGGGCGCGGGTATCGGCGGCGGCGGCTCTAATGTTATGGGTAATGTGCCCGGAACAGGTACCGTCACCATCTCCGGCGGCACGATAGAGGCAAAAGGCGGCGGAAGCGGCGCGGGCATTGGCGGCGGCGGAGCTAACGGGACTTCCGCCGGAGGAGAAGGCGTCGTGACCATCACCGGCGGTACGATAACGGCAAGCGGCGGCGGCGCGGGTATCGGCGGCGGCAACAATTTGGGGTCTTCTTTTTATAGCGGAGGAGCGGGCGTCGTTACCATCACCGGCGGCTCGGTAAACGCAGCCAGCACCGGCGGTGCCGCGAGCATAGGCGGCGGCAAGGGCTCCATCGGCAGCACGGTAAAGAACGCCGCCGGCGCTGATGTGCACCTCACCACCATACAGCTTTCGGGCAGCGGCGCGGATAACGCGGCGGTATCGTGGCTGACCACCAATTTGGCCTATACCTATGGTGTGAAAAATGTATCCAGCGACAGCCTTGGCAAGCTGTACCTGTATCTGCCCCAGGAAACGGTAACCACGAAGGTAGGCGTTCCCAGCGGAAATATATTTTCCGGAAACGCAACCACGACAGCCACGCCCGCGACGTTTGAGTTTCCGCTTTCCGCCCTCACGCCCGACGTGCGAATCGAAGCCGCCATTGCCCTCCTTGACTGGAACACCATAAAAGGCGGCAACAGCGCGGAGAATGATGTGAAAACGGCTCTTAACTTACCAAAGACAGGGGCGAACGGCACGGCCATAGCATGGAGCGCCTCCCCCACGGGGATTATTAACATCGATACGGGCGGGGTAGCAAGGCAGCTCGACGGTAACAAAGCGGTTACTTTGACGGCGACGGTTTCCTATGCGGGCGGGACGGAAAAGACAAAGACCTTTAACCTGACGGTTCCCGCAACTACGGGAAAGTTTGAAGCGGAGGATGCGGCTACTAACGCGAGGATTTTCGGCGATGCTCAGGCTGTGGGCGCTTCGGGAGGAAAACAGGTTGGGGATATCAATAAAGTGGGCAGATACGTCCAATGGAACAACCTGCCCGCGTCGCCTATGGTTGAAATCCGCTACGCCAGCCCAAACAGCGGAACGATCAGCATTTACAAAAATGGCGCGCATATTCAAGACGTTACATTCGCCTCTACGGGTGGTTGGTACGGCGAAGGGTGCTTTGGCAGCCTATGGCTTCCTTTGGAAATTGCCAGCGGAGACAGCCTGAAAGTTCAATATGACACGGGTGACGCGATATTGAATCTGGATTATCTCGCGTGTTACGCAAGCCCGATCGAGGGTGCCGTCATCAGCCCGGCCAGCGGGACCTTTGACAAAGCTGCGCCGGCGAATGTGACCGCGACCGTCACCTTGAACGACGCGGTTTCCATATCCGACATCAGGGCGGGTACAACTTCCATCGGGACGGAAAGCTACAGCGTGACCGACATCGACGGCGCCACAGCCACCCTGGCCATCAATAAGGAATATCTGGCGGTAAAGGCCCCGGGCAGCCTCGTATTGACTGTCGTATTCGCCAAAGGCGCACCGGCGACGCTGACCATAGCGATTAACGATGCGGTACCGGATACCCCAGTCAGCATCGCGGCCATCACAGGTGTGACAGCTCCGGTATGCGGCGCGGCGCCTGCGGCAGGGATCATCGAAACGGCACAATACACCGGGACTGTGGCCTGGAATCCTGTCCATAACCCTTTTGCGGCAAGCACGGTGTATACAGCGACCATCACTCTTACTCCTAAAGCCGGTTATACCTTTAACGGTGTTACCGGGGACTTCTTCACTGTGACCGGAGCAACCGCGACCAACGCTGCCAATTCCGGCATAATCACGGCGGAGTTCCCGGCGACGGGAGCAGAGCCTGCGGTGACCTACAGCGTCACCTACGACGCCAACGGCGGTACCGGCACCGCCCCGACAGAGAGTGTCAAAACCGCCGGCGCAACCTTCGCGGCGGCAAACAATACATTTACCCCGCCGGGCGGCAAGAAGTTCAAGTACTGGTATACCAATCCCCTTGGCACGGGAGGCACCGCTTACGCCAAGGACACGCCGGACGCGACGGTGACCATGCCGGCCCACGACCTTATCCTCTACGCCGTTTGGGAAGATGTAAGCACAGCTGTCAAAAGAGGTTACCTGGAAGTCAAGACCCTGGCCGGAGGGGCAGTGAAGCTGAACGGCGATTCGGAGCCCCTTTTGACGGTATATAGCAAGCCGTGTGAAATGGGTGACTCCATTCGCCTGGAAGCCGAGGCAAATCCGGGATATATCTTTGCTTATTGGCTGAACGTGGAAAGCTCAAGTGTCATTTCCACCAGCCCGGATTATGAAATCATTATGGGATCAGGGATTAACCTGATAGCGGTGTTCAGCAAAGCTCCCGCCGCGGGGGATACCTGGTACACAGTGACGTTTAAAGACAAGGCCGGAAGAATTCTGCAAATGACGAGTGTGGCGAAGAACGGATCGGTAACTCCACCCGCCGCCCCACCGTTGTTCGGATATACCTTTTCCCACTGGAGCCAGCCCTCAAACAATATAACCTCCGATCGGGTGATCACCGCTGTCTATCTAAGAGATACAGTTACGGGCACCCATACGGTAACCGTGACGGGCGGAACCCTGTCCACGGGCGGAACTGCAGGCAGCTACAAGTTCGACATGCCGGTAACGGTGGTGGCGGACGGCGCGCCGGAGGGGCAGAAGTTCAGTCATTGGGAGCAGGACGGCGCAAAGGTGAGCACGAAATCCACGTTTACATTCTTTACCCCTATGGAGAACACCACGCTTGTCGCCGTGTTTGTTGACATCGGTGAGGAGATTGAAAATAAACCGTTTATCACATTGTCTGATGATGTAATGGTAAATTCGACAAACGGGACCATCATGTTCACGGCAATCAAGGATCTTCCGGCTGGCTTCACTTTGGTGGAGAGCGGCGTGTTGCTGCTGAAATCAGCGGCACCGGTGACTGTGGATACGCCAAACGTAATTCTCGGCAAAATACTGGATACCTCCGCCAACCAGTTCTATATCATCAAGGGGAATGTCGAAGACGGCGACACCTGGTACGGGAGAGCCTATTTGATTTACAAGGACAGCGAAGGCAATACGGCAACGGTATACAGCGCTAATATTGCGCAGGGAACGAGGTGA
- a CDS encoding PqqD family protein translates to MRIKEGYLLREVAGSHVVVPTGKATLDFTGVITLNETGAFLWKLLADGKTGQELLGALLEEYDTTEAKAKADIDLFLTKLKAADLID, encoded by the coding sequence ATGAGAATTAAAGAGGGATATCTTTTGCGGGAAGTTGCGGGAAGCCATGTAGTCGTGCCTACCGGTAAAGCAACCCTTGACTTTACCGGTGTGATCACCCTGAACGAAACAGGCGCGTTTCTGTGGAAGCTGCTTGCCGATGGTAAAACCGGTCAGGAACTGCTCGGGGCCCTGCTGGAAGAATACGATACCACTGAGGCAAAGGCAAAAGCAGATATTGATTTATTCCTTACTAAACTTAAGGCGGCTGATTTGATTGATTAA
- a CDS encoding S24/S26 family peptidase, which produces MIKIAAMSELHPLIVETLQNDGKVILTITGTSMLPLLRHKKDRVFLIKLQERPLKKHDLPLFVREDGKYILHRIINVARSGYVIAGDNQCVTEYPVRHAQVIGVVQGIWRGSRYISCGGFLYRAYSILWVSAYPLRRLYLRGKQFLHRTIRYLKYRNGD; this is translated from the coding sequence TTGATTAAAATAGCGGCGATGTCGGAGCTTCACCCTCTGATAGTGGAAACTCTGCAAAACGACGGAAAAGTAATTCTTACCATAACGGGAACCAGTATGCTGCCTCTGCTGCGCCACAAAAAAGACCGGGTATTCTTGATTAAGCTGCAGGAGCGGCCCTTAAAAAAACATGACCTTCCCCTGTTTGTACGTGAGGATGGCAAATACATATTGCACAGGATTATAAATGTAGCGCGGTCGGGATATGTAATTGCCGGCGATAACCAATGTGTCACAGAATATCCGGTACGGCATGCCCAGGTGATAGGCGTTGTTCAGGGAATATGGCGCGGTAGCAGATACATCTCCTGCGGCGGTTTTTTATACCGGGCCTACAGCATACTTTGGGTATCCGCATATCCCCTTCGGCGGCTGTATTTAAGAGGAAAACAGTTTTTGCACCGGACAATCAGGTATTTAAAATACCGCAATGGGGATTAG
- a CDS encoding type II toxin-antitoxin system prevent-host-death family antitoxin, with the protein MPKIIPIRDLKNTSEISQMCQEASEPIYITKNGYGDMVIMSVKMYEEKLYMLDIYNKLAAAETQIAEGKVLEGDSSLKSIREKYNV; encoded by the coding sequence ATGCCAAAAATAATCCCTATTCGAGACTTGAAAAATACAAGTGAAATCTCTCAAATGTGTCAGGAGGCATCTGAACCAATATATATTACCAAAAATGGTTATGGCGATATGGTCATCATGAGCGTAAAAATGTACGAAGAAAAATTGTATATGTTGGATATATATAATAAACTGGCTGCCGCCGAAACGCAAATAGCTGAAGGAAAGGTGCTTGAAGGGGATTCTTCTTTGAAAAGTATAAGAGAAAAATACAATGTATAA
- a CDS encoding type II toxin-antitoxin system RelE/ParE family toxin gives MYKLVVSELAHEDLDNIVAYIVVELANPIVAANFLDEVEKYYGYLKNNPFMYERCHDAHLEKETYRKATIKNYVLVYKVDEPNRVVIIYRFFYGAQDYVKLI, from the coding sequence ATGTATAAGTTAGTTGTTTCGGAACTTGCCCATGAGGATTTGGACAATATCGTAGCGTATATTGTTGTCGAGCTTGCAAACCCCATAGTTGCTGCAAATTTCCTTGATGAGGTTGAAAAATACTACGGCTATTTGAAAAATAATCCGTTTATGTATGAACGGTGTCATGATGCTCACCTGGAAAAGGAAACCTACCGAAAGGCAACCATTAAAAACTATGTGCTGGTTTATAAGGTTGATGAACCAAATAGAGTGGTTATCATTTATCGCTTTTTTTATGGTGCTCAGGACTATGTAAAACTAATATAG